The genomic region GGTATTCGGTGATCGCCGACGATTCAGACAAAGCGAAGTCGCCGTGCATGAGGGTTGGTACACGCTGGGTCAGTGAGAGGCTGGCATAGTCCGCCGCCTGGTTTTCGGCCGTTTCGAGGTTGAGCGGGCTCATCTCGAATTCGATGCCTTTTTCGCGAAGTACCACGAAGGCCGACATGGCATAGGGGCTGGTGAATTGAGCGTCAACGTATAGACGCAGGCGGGCATTGTTCATGGGTGATCTCCATATGCTTGAGCAGACACCCTACGAGATCCATAGCGATAAATGAAATGGATGATTTTTATGGGCACATTCCTCGGCGGAATACTTGATTCGCCGATGGACCGCCCTCTATTAATGGGGCGTTTGTCTTCAAATCGCCGATGGGTGCATCCTGTGTACTCACGAAAGGGAAAAACAAGGACGTAACAACAGTGGACAAGGAAATCATCTTGATGCGTCATGGCCAGCCAAATCTGGCCGTGCAAGACAAAGTTTCAGCGCGCGATATGAAACGCTGGATCGAGCAATACGACCTATCAGAAGTCATCGACCAACCCGCCCCGCAGGCGAGTGTGGCGCTGGCGCTTACCGCCAGAACGATCGTGTCGAGCAGTGCGCCCCGGGCGCTGACGTCTGTTCGAGCGCTAGGCCTTCAAGCCAGCCTTGTCGATGATATTTTCTGCGAAGCGCAACTCCCCCATGGACGATGGACACTGCCGCGCCTTTCACCGTTTACGTGGGCATTTATTCTTCGTGTTTTATGGTTGTGCGGTTTCTCGGGGAAGGTCGAGTCTGCCAGTAAGGCCAGAATGCGGGCCAATACGGCAGCTCAACGACTGCAATCCCTTGCCGACGAAGGACCCGTTCTACTGCTCGGTCATGGACTGATGAATCGAATGATTGCCAAGCACTTGGAAGCTACCGGATGGACTCGCCATATAAGCAATGGCAATCGGTACTGGAGCGCGACAGCCTATCGAATGAGTCAGCGTTAAGGCACGACGACAGCCCACAGACTGAATCCCGTCGCCCTGGCTGGTGGTCAAATAGGAGCTAATATTCATCTGTATTCCTCTGCAAAGGACTGCAACCATGAGCCGGCTCGAGTTACTGACCAAATGGAATCGCATGATCATACGGTTGCAGATCGAGCACGAAATCAGTGCCCGGGATTTCGAGAAATTCAGCTGGAAGCTGGGCATCCCTTGCGTGGTGCTGTCGGCGGTCGTCAGCGCCAGCGTCTTCGGCTCTATCAGTGACGCATCGCCCGTATGGCTCCAATATGCAGCCGGTATCCTGTCACTGCTGACCTTGGTGTTGAGCTCGGTTCAGACATCCCGGCTCGGATAAAGATCGCAGACTTCATGAGAGGAGGCGCTCGAGATGCAGCTCATCGCGCTGAAAATCGATAAGCCGGAAGCGACGAACTTCATTTTGGGTCAGACGCACTTCGTCAAATCCGTTGAAGACCTCCACGAAGCGTTGATAAACGCCGTGCCAGGTATCCAGTTTGGCGTGGCTTTTTGTGAAGCCTCCGGCAAATGCCTGGTGCGATGGTCTGGCACCGACACCGCCATGATCGAGCTTGCCCAGAAAAACGCGCAAGCCATTGGCGCCGGCCATAGCTTCATCATTTTCCTCGGAGACGGTTTCTATCCGCTGAATGTGTTGAACGCCGTCAAAATGGTGCCAGAGGTGTGCCGTATTTTTTGTGCGACCGCCAATCCAACCGAAGTGATTCTCGCGGAGACAGAACAGGGGCGCGCGATCCTGGGCGTCGTGGATGGCTTCTGTGCCAATGGCATTGAAGGCGACGAAGACATCCTGTGGCGCAGGAATCTGTTGCGGCAGATCGGCTACAAGCTGTGAAACACGTTTCGCTGCTGAGCTAACGATGGGCTGCCGCCGTCGACAACCTCACCTGCCTGAATTCTGCACAAGTTGCTCAACGAAGAACTCCACATGCCCTCTCGGATGAGTCGGCAATGGCCAGGAGTCGACGTTGTGAGCAAGTGCCTGGAAAGCTTGAGCACACCTGGAACGAGGGAAGGCTTCCAATACTGCACGCCCCTTCTGCACAGCTTTGTGCGCACTTTCGTCGTTCGGCACCGCGCCAACGTATTGCAACGAGACATCCAGGAACATTTCGGTAATCTTTTCCAGCTTGGCAAACAGATTGCGGCCTTCCGCCGGA from Pseudomonas sp. GGS8 harbors:
- a CDS encoding histidine phosphatase family protein, coding for MDKEIILMRHGQPNLAVQDKVSARDMKRWIEQYDLSEVIDQPAPQASVALALTARTIVSSSAPRALTSVRALGLQASLVDDIFCEAQLPHGRWTLPRLSPFTWAFILRVLWLCGFSGKVESASKARMRANTAAQRLQSLADEGPVLLLGHGLMNRMIAKHLEATGWTRHISNGNRYWSATAYRMSQR
- a CDS encoding SLATT domain-containing protein, producing the protein MSRLELLTKWNRMIIRLQIEHEISARDFEKFSWKLGIPCVVLSAVVSASVFGSISDASPVWLQYAAGILSLLTLVLSSVQTSRLG
- a CDS encoding adenosine-specific kinase, with amino-acid sequence MQLIALKIDKPEATNFILGQTHFVKSVEDLHEALINAVPGIQFGVAFCEASGKCLVRWSGTDTAMIELAQKNAQAIGAGHSFIIFLGDGFYPLNVLNAVKMVPEVCRIFCATANPTEVILAETEQGRAILGVVDGFCANGIEGDEDILWRRNLLRQIGYKL